The Rhodothermaceae bacterium genomic interval TCCTTCCTGTACCCTGGAATGTACCCCAACGGCTTCAGACCAGGGCAATTGTGAGGCCGATCCCTGCATTGGAAGCCACAATACGTTGGCAAGCTACATGGGGACGCAGATGGGCATTCAAGCGGGCATACTATGATCTCTTAGGATCTGATATTGACTACGCCGCATCTTTTGATGACTACTCATTTAATGACCCTAGCGCAGAGGGACATACGCTAGCCCCATTCAGCCAATTCGACATAGGGCTTGCTGCAATCATTCGTGATAGAACCAATCGCAGATTATGGATCCGGATCGACTTACTGAATGCTTTCGATAGACTGAATCCCGCCTATCGTTACCTATTGGAGCAAAATGAATTCGGGACTGATAGAACAATCCTGGCTGACCGAACCAGCCATCTAATCGGCCGCACCCTTACCGTCTCCGCTCAACTACAGTGGTAGGTCCTACGCTACGCGGTATCTAAACGGGCAAAAAATCGGCGACGATCCATTGCAACGATACGGATATTGCTCCCAACAGCAATAAATTCTCCTTCGGTAGATACCTCTACGCGCTCTCCATTAATTTCTACAATGCCTGTCGGCCTAAGTGGAGTGATGGCGACTCCTGTTTTTCCCAGATAACGAGCTCTCTCATCGCTTTTTCGACTTGCTGCATCCCCCTCCGTCTGCAATGTAGCGGAAAGGATGAAGCGATCCCAAGCTCCTGATCTCCAAAGTACGATAAACAGTGCGATACCACTGCCTAAAGTCCCCGACAGCGCAATGGTCCCTCCAACCAGGCCAGATTCGCTGTAGGCGTATCCGATCGCAAAAATGATCAGCAAGGCCCCCAAGACCCCGATTACATTGAATCCCGGAATCAAGTAGACTTCTACAGCAATCAGCAGAAGACCAGCCAAAATGCACACAATAGGGATAAGTGTTTCCACGTTTATGACTCGTGAGTTCTAACTTCAATTCGGGTTCCACGCACATCAACGACCTGCACCTGTGTACCACGATCAATATACTCGCCAGCAGTGATTACATCTACACGTTTCTTGTCAATCAACATCACACCTGAGGGTCTGAGATCGGTCACAGTTGGTCCTACCCTACCGATATACTCGGAGTGCGTCATGGCTGTCGTATAACCTTCGCTACTCCTGAGTTCAGGTGCTAACACAAGTACATTTGCAGTGGCAGACGTAGGAAACACGCGTACGGCCATGATCAACCCCGCGGCCAGAATCGCCATGGTTACTGCCAATGTATAGACACTTGGCATTACACTGGCGATCGGAGGAAACGAAAAACCTACATTGCCTATCAGTGCAGCAACCAATGAGAACAAGACCAGGACCAGACCTGATATTCCCGCAATACCGAACCCTGGGAATACGAACAACTCAACGATAATCAATCCAACACCAAGTATAAACAGTAGAATCTCCCACACCTCAACAAGTCCCAGTAGGTAGTGAGGCGCAAAGAACAACGCGATCCCCAATAGTGCTACGGCTCCTGGAAACCCCACTCCTGGGGTTTGCAATTCGAAGTAGAGTCCACCAAGCATCATGAGCATCAGGATCGACTGGACCACAGGAGATCCAAGAAACCGAAGTACTCGCTCTGCTGTAGTTTCACGATGTGCTACCAGGGTTGGGCTGTCCAAACCATAAGCAGCGATCACCGCATCGGTCGTTCCCAGAATCTGATCCGCCACCCCAAATTCCAGCGCTTCCGTAGCGCTGAGCGTCAACACTTTGCCTTTCTCGGATACCCCTTCTACTTCAAGAGACGGATCCACCATTGATTCTGCAATCTGCGGATCCCGACCATTCGCTTCGGCGGTTGATCGCATCAAGCCGCGCATGTAGCTCTGATATTTATCCGGTGCTTCGTCTCCACCCACTCCTTCAACCACTGTTGCTGCACCAATCGAAGCCCCCGGCACCATTACAATGCGATCAGCTGCATAGGAAATCAGTGCACCGGCCGAAGCTGCATTCTTGTCAATGAACGCAACAGTAGACATTTCCGCATCCAATAACGTCTTTCGAATCTTGTCCGCAGCATCTACAAGCCCCCCAAATGTATCAATCTCAAATACCGTAAGCACTGCACCTTGGTTGGTTGCATCACGTACGGCCCGATCGATATAACGGGCCAGACCATTATCAATCATGCCATTGACAGGAACGACAAACACCGGCCCTTCAAGGGAATCCGAACTGAGTTCCAATGGCTTTGGTGCACGTACCTGTGCGAGCGTAGCAGGTACAAACAAAGAAAGCATCAACAATGTGAACAATCTATCCATTGGGATCAACCTTTCCTACTTTACGCCTCACCCGATAATAAGGATTCACAGGGAGAGCGTTACCATCATGAAGCATCGAGTCCGGTTTTTCCCATGTATCCATTATTTCGACGAGATTCTCCCGCAAAAATTATGGTTAAACCCTTGGGATCATTTCCCTATTTCTCAATAACCACAGGGGTTCCTTCCCGAACATACGACCACATAAAATCCATGTCTTCATCCCGAACAGCTACACATCCTTCCGTCCAATTTGATGCGAGGCCAGTACCATTACCATGAATCTCTATGAATCCACCCAGAATTGTCCCCATGGGCGGAGGCGTTCCTCTTTTTTCAGCCAGCATGATGGCCTCATAATCTTTCTGACTGATCAATCCGTCCCGCTTTCCCCGCTCGGCATCTTCCGCGTTGGGATAATTCAGTAAAAAAGCGCGATAAAATTTGCTGTATGGGTTCTTCTTAACTACATAAAAGACCCCCTCTGGAGTCCGCCACTGATCAGGATCCTCTTCTGAGCCGCGAATATTTTTATCCGAGTACGCATTGTAGCCAAAATCTGCCCTGAACTCAGATAGGACCCGCATACCCTGGTGAAGTATGACCTGCTTACGCCGCTTCGAAACGAGAATCCAGATATTTGAGATCTCGTCCGCATCTACGTATCCCAAGGCTCCATCCATTGTACGCACCTGCTTCACTGATCCTTCCGACGAGACGACTGCGACAGGTTCTCTGAAGCGAAGTCGCAAGTAAGGTTTCGTCTGCTCAACATCCCGGTATAAACTGACGGCTTGACCGGTCACATAATACAGATCAGCGACTCCCCTTTCCAGAGACTGTGACGCATACGAATCAACAGAGAAGAGATTGAGTGCGATTGCTGCACAAATCGCCAGCTGCATCATAGATTTGCTAAATGACGAATGCATCGTACGGCCTTGCTCATGACTGCTCGGGATTCAGCATCCGCATCATGGGCTCAACCATTGCATTTGTAATCCCGATACTGCTGAACCCACCATCATGGTACAAAGTCTGCATGGTAACCATACGTGTCAGATCGCTCAAAAGTGTAACCGCGTAGTCTCCACAACTGTCCGCATCTGCATTTCCCAGAGGTGACATATTCTTCCCGAATTCAAACATGGCATCGAATCCGGATATACCCTGCCCCGCTGTAGTCTGGGTAGGACTCTGTGAGATCGCATTGATGCGAATCTTGTGCTCGCCAAGCCGCGCCCCCCAGGTCCGTACAATACTTTCGAGTAATGCTTTCGCATCTCCCATCTCTGAGTAATGGGAGAATGAGCGCTGTGCTCCGATATAGGAAATGGTTAGGATTGAACTTCCCTCTTTTAGGGCTTCACTCTCCATTGTATGGTGCACGATCCGGTGCAAACTAACCGCAGAGACATCTAACGTCTTAGCATACCAGTCATAATTTAATTTCTCGTACGGGCGGCGTTTACGGACATTAACTCCCATACCAATTGCATGGACGATAAAATCTATCTGCCCATAATGTTCTTTGAGTTCATTAAAGAGCGAAGACAAATCAGCGTCTTTGGTTGCATCCGCCCAAATTACAGGGCTGTCGACCGATTCAGCTAGACCCTCCAGTGTCCCCAATCGTTTTGCAACCGGAGCATTCGAAAGGGCAAATTGTGCTCCTTCCCGATGAGCTGCTTTGGCGATTGCCCAAGCAATACTACTTTCATTCAGAGCTCCAAAGATGACTCCTTTTTTGCCTTGCAACAGTCCCGAGCGTTCCATTTCTATCAAATAATCTATCACTTCAAAGTGCGGTACTTCATACAACCTCCTTTTGAACCTCAACCTTACGCTTCGAGGCAACCCTGGAGATCGCGATTTTAAGTCTGAACCACCAACAAGGTTCACAGTCTGATTATTGTGAAGTTACTCAATTCTTCCGTATTGGACTCATCCGTGACGAACCCAGTGATCTCAAGATCATGGTTACTCTGACCAACCCTCGAGCCTCGTCAGTATCGTTCGTACAAGCTCTCCCGCATATTGAAGGATAGGTGTCAACTGTCTAAGGCATTCTGACGAACTGGAGCGAGTGATGTGAGGCATCAAAAAAGCTCTGAAAACGTTTATTCCGCATGCTGTCATAATAGCAGCGGTATGATAAAGTACCATGGGGATCCACCTCCGAGAATAAGCGGGAAGGAATAAATTAATGGTCGCATTGCAACTCATCAGAAAATATCTTCGAGACGAGCAATCTCTCGTGAATTCGACCTTTTGCTTCTGATGCCTCGCATCCTGACTCAAATGCGGTTTATCTTCGGGCTGGCAGTAATTGTTTGTCTTCCCTTTTGCATGTCCTGCTCCGCTCCCCTTCCGCCGCCCAGCGAAATAGAACAAGAAACTGCCGATGCCGCCTTGGCAATCTTGTCCCAAAGCCAAACGGATGAAATTCTAAATGCGTTTGATGAAATAGCCACTTGGTCTTATTCCCGACATGATCGCACAGAAAACAGGACTGCACACGAATATGAGTCTTTTACTCGTCTAGTGAAGGTTGATACGTCTGGTTCCGTAACTGTAATCGTGGGTTCGGATTCTGTCGAAGCTCTGGATCTGTCCGGTCTAGCTGAGGCCATGATGCCCGATGATCTTCCCTATTTGATGGAACGGTTCAAAGACGAATTTTCTTACCAGATACGGGAAGACACCACTTATTGGACACGTCCGGCGTATGAGATCACAATCCAAGCCAGACCGGGCAGTGCACAGGAAGGGGTGATGGCCTCCTACATATATGATACCGCTTCCAACAAATTGATCTCTGCGAATCTTCATAATTTCAGTAGTACAATTTTGTTTGGAGAATCCTCCCGTTACCTACTCCAACTTCGTCCTATCGGCACAGCTTGGGTCCCTTATCGCTTGAGTGCACACGTTACACTGAAGCTTCCGCTTGGACAAGAGCAGATATTCGCTCGTAATGTCACATTCTACAACTACACTGATCGGTCAACAAATTAGCTCATTGCTGAGCACGAGATTTCTGGGGCGTCCGTTGTATTACATGGATGAAGTAACGTCGACAAATTCTTTAGCTCTGGAGGCAGCGAAACGGGGGGCTACGCATGGAACTGTATTTGCGGCAGATTACCAAACGTCTGGGCGTGGCCGACAGGGTCGCACTTGGAACGCAGATGCAGGATTGAACCTCACCTTCAGCATTATCCTGGATCTTCCGATTTCTGGCAACCGAATCGGGCTCTTGCCCTTGACCGCCTGTCTGGGGGTAGCCGATGCCATTGCAGATGTCGTTGCACCCTATAGACCGCAACTGAAATGGCCGAACGATATCCTGCTAAATGGCCAAAAAGTCTGTGGGATGCTTTTGCAGACCGTTGGTTCGGCCATGACTCCAATCATACTTGGAATCGGTATCAACGTGAATCAGACCGTGTTTCCCGAGGAATTAGACAAGTTTGCAACTTCCCTGTTGCTCTCTACCGGGCAGCCGATTGACCGAGCGGTTCTGATGCCATCGGTCTTATTGAACTTGGAGAAAAATCTGGAATTAATGTTAACGGATTCCTCTGCCATTCGAAAGAATTATACAAATGATCTAGTCTGGATTGGCCAAAGTTGTCGGGTTATCGGAATGGACGAGGAGATTATCGGCACACCCATCGGCATTGAGGAATCTGGAGCATTAATTTTAGAAACCAGTACTGGAACTCGTACAATTTATGCAGGCAATGTCTCGCTCCGTATGGTTGACGATTGATATCGGCAACAGCACCATTAAAATTGGCCTGTTCGCAGAAGATCGGACCCTGGCAACAGTAACTGAATCTTCCGTAGAGGAAGCCTTGACACGTATTACTACATGGAATACGCAAACCCCACCCTGCCGAATCGGGTTATGCAATGTCGTTCCGCAACAGTCCGAGGTTCTTATCTCCAAAATTGCTGAGTTCACAGATGCACCTATATTTGAGGTTAATAGTCATGCCATTTTCCCAATCCGACTCGACTATACCCCTCCTGAAAATCTAGGTCCTGACAGATTGGCTGCAGCATGTGCGGCTTGGTATCCGGGTGGCACTTCCCAAATCATCATTGATGCCGGGACCGCAATTACGATTGATGTCGTACGAGCAGATGGATCTTTCCTGGGCGGAGTGATCATGCCCAGCCCTACATTATCTAATCGCGCTTTAGCCGATTACACCGCGAAATTGCCCAATGTATCTCTGACTCCTCCAGAAGGATCGTTTGGGACATCTACGGTTGAAGCACTGCAGCACGGACTTATCTATGGGATGATTGATGGGGTCCTGGGCACAATCGCCCGTATTGAACAATTCCTTGATTCCCCATCGGTCATTACCCTGACAGGAGGCTGGTACCAAATATTAGCAGAGCACATCCCAAGGGCGCAAATCAATCGGAATCTCGTTCTTCACGGCATCAGATTGCTGATGCAGTTCAACCCGCCGCCGGAGTGACACGGATTACTTCACCCAACGTAGCCAGAAAAGAAGGCTTACAGGAAAACACCGCATAGGGACCTCCCGCCGCTGCCCAAACCTGTTCGTAGTTCAACAGATCCCCATCCACAAAAGTGGGAATGGGCTTGGGGTGGCCAATCGGTGCGACACCACCTATGGCATGGCCCGTGTGTTGTCGGACAAAATCTGCTCGGGCACGCTGGATAGGGCTGCCGACAAGGCTCTCAAGAAGTCGTTCATCCACATGATTGCTTCCACTGACCAACACTAGGATAGGGTTATCATTTACGCGGAAGACCAGAGACTTTACAATCTGGCCGAGAGCACAATTGAGTGCGGATGCGGCATCTTTTGCCGTTCGAGTAGACTCCGAAAGTTGTGTGACCTTGGTATTCACTCCAAGTGACAAAAGAATCTTCTGAACATGCCTTGCCTTTGCTGGTAGAGTCATTTTGGGTTTGCGAATTGACTTGGCCTTTCTTCCCGATGTTAACCCTACGGTGACCAACGGACACTGTCCTAAGCTTCTGGCAATCGAAAGGTTTCTGTTCTGCTTACGAATACCTGTATACATAAATGAATTCTACACTCGTTCTTTCTTTGGAAATCTATTACGTCCCTGTGAGCATTAACCAAAAAGTAGACTGCTTCGCGTTTATGTCGTAAATTTGGTCAACCTCTGTTGCTCTTCGTGATTTATGAGGCAAATACCGATCAAACGATCACCATAATTCCGGTTTAATGAGTCAGCTTTCTCTTGCAGACATTGCTAATGGACTTGATTCCCTTTTGGACAAACAAATGACGGGACAGGCCCGAATTGCTGCACACCTAGTAGC includes:
- a CDS encoding YbaK/EbsC family protein, with amino-acid sequence MTLPAKARHVQKILLSLGVNTKVTQLSESTRTAKDAASALNCALGQIVKSLVFRVNDNPILVLVSGSNHVDERLLESLVGSPIQRARADFVRQHTGHAIGGVAPIGHPKPIPTFVDGDLLNYEQVWAAAGGPYAVFSCKPSFLATLGEVIRVTPAAG
- a CDS encoding enoyl-ACP reductase, with the protein product MERSGLLQGKKGVIFGALNESSIAWAIAKAAHREGAQFALSNAPVAKRLGTLEGLAESVDSPVIWADATKDADLSSLFNELKEHYGQIDFIVHAIGMGVNVRKRRPYEKLNYDWYAKTLDVSAVSLHRIVHHTMESEALKEGSSILTISYIGAQRSFSHYSEMGDAKALLESIVRTWGARLGEHKIRINAISQSPTQTTAGQGISGFDAMFEFGKNMSPLGNADADSCGDYAVTLLSDLTRMVTMQTLYHDGGFSSIGITNAMVEPMMRMLNPEQS
- a CDS encoding type III pantothenate kinase, whose product is MQAMSRSVWLTIDIGNSTIKIGLFAEDRTLATVTESSVEEALTRITTWNTQTPPCRIGLCNVVPQQSEVLISKIAEFTDAPIFEVNSHAIFPIRLDYTPPENLGPDRLAAACAAWYPGGTSQIIIDAGTAITIDVVRADGSFLGGVIMPSPTLSNRALADYTAKLPNVSLTPPEGSFGTSTVEALQHGLIYGMIDGVLGTIARIEQFLDSPSVITLTGGWYQILAEHIPRAQINRNLVLHGIRLLMQFNPPPE
- a CDS encoding nodulation protein NfeD; protein product: MDRLFTLLMLSLFVPATLAQVRAPKPLELSSDSLEGPVFVVPVNGMIDNGLARYIDRAVRDATNQGAVLTVFEIDTFGGLVDAADKIRKTLLDAEMSTVAFIDKNAASAGALISYAADRIVMVPGASIGAATVVEGVGGDEAPDKYQSYMRGLMRSTAEANGRDPQIAESMVDPSLEVEGVSEKGKVLTLSATEALEFGVADQILGTTDAVIAAYGLDSPTLVAHRETTAERVLRFLGSPVVQSILMLMMLGGLYFELQTPGVGFPGAVALLGIALFFAPHYLLGLVEVWEILLFILGVGLIIVELFVFPGFGIAGISGLVLVLFSLVAALIGNVGFSFPPIASVMPSVYTLAVTMAILAAGLIMAVRVFPTSATANVLVLAPELRSSEGYTTAMTHSEYIGRVGPTVTDLRPSGVMLIDKKRVDVITAGEYIDRGTQVQVVDVRGTRIEVRTHES
- a CDS encoding biotin--[acetyl-CoA-carboxylase] ligase, giving the protein MSHSTTTLIGQQISSLLSTRFLGRPLYYMDEVTSTNSLALEAAKRGATHGTVFAADYQTSGRGRQGRTWNADAGLNLTFSIILDLPISGNRIGLLPLTACLGVADAIADVVAPYRPQLKWPNDILLNGQKVCGMLLQTVGSAMTPIILGIGINVNQTVFPEELDKFATSLLLSTGQPIDRAVLMPSVLLNLEKNLELMLTDSSAIRKNYTNDLVWIGQSCRVIGMDEEIIGTPIGIEESGALILETSTGTRTIYAGNVSLRMVDD
- a CDS encoding murein L,D-transpeptidase, with translation MHSSFSKSMMQLAICAAIALNLFSVDSYASQSLERGVADLYYVTGQAVSLYRDVEQTKPYLRLRFREPVAVVSSEGSVKQVRTMDGALGYVDADEISNIWILVSKRRKQVILHQGMRVLSEFRADFGYNAYSDKNIRGSEEDPDQWRTPEGVFYVVKKNPYSKFYRAFLLNYPNAEDAERGKRDGLISQKDYEAIMLAEKRGTPPPMGTILGGFIEIHGNGTGLASNWTEGCVAVRDEDMDFMWSYVREGTPVVIEK